The sequence TTTCAACTCTTTCTAATTGTAAAAATacgtgatttttaaaataaaacatggatgaataataaatttctatttcacataaatacaaattcagtgaaaaacaatcatttgtaacaaaaatatactaaatattGACAGGTTTTCAACTAGATATGTTTGTGTTAAATCGTTGTGTatgtttattaaatgaaaatatcatttaagtATGTAATTAGGTTTTGTAACTCTAACTCTAGCCACAAAAAATGGTTAGATACAAATgataataactaaaataaacaGTAGTCCACtttaatgacaaaaataaaaatagaatagaactaaaaaaagaaaaaaggggTTTATTTTGTTAGTCAATACATCATGCAGAAGCCCCCTTCAAATTATTAACACACAAcgattaatatgaaatatagaaTATAAAGTTTCTTAAAATATTACACAACGATGCTTCTTCCTCTTTTTCACTTGCAATGCAGCTCTAGtagcattttcaaatacttctCTGACACCTTCCTTACTTTTAGCAGAACATTCCAAATATGCAAAAGCGTTAATTTTTTCTGCCATGGACCTTCCATCTTGAGGCTTTACTGGTTcctgtttcatttttttgagtTCGTTGATTGTATTCGGATCATTACGTAGATCTTTTTTATTCCCAACTAGAATAATGGGTACATTCGGGCAAAAGTGTTTTACCTCGGGAGTCCATTTTTCCGGGATATTTTCTAACGAATCTGGAGAATCAACTGAGAAGCACATCAAAATTACATCTGTGTCTGGATATGATAGGGGTCGCAGACGGTCGTAATCCTCTTGTCCTGCGGTATCCCACAAGGCGAGTTCTACCTGCTTACCGTCCACCTCAATATCCGCCAcataattttcgaaaactgtAGGTACGTATACCTCGGGAAACTGATCTTTACTAAAAACTATTAGAAGACAGGTTTTTCCACAGGCTCCGTCACCAACTAtcaccaatttttttcttattgcaGCCATCGGACCTACCAAAACACACAAGTTAACGCCTATTCAACTACCATCTAAAATGGCGGACATTAAATATAAATCACGAACAAGAGCGGGGATAACGGGAAGATAACGATCATGCAAAAAACGCACCTTTTCCGTAGTCCTCTTTATCAGAACAGAAACAAAACATTCAGGGCACTTGTTAATTTCTAGCAAGTAAACACCCTACAGTTGCTTACTACTATTTTTTATACTGGAAAATGAATTCTTAAGATAAACAAGTGAAATAAAAACTTGGTTTTGATTGTCAGTTTTCTGCGTTTGCGCCAACGATTATTTGGGATTTGCTGTCATTATCTAACAAACAGATTAATGCTCTTTTCCTTTATAGCAATCTCGTGAATAGTATGAGATCATGTTCTTATAATAACCATGGTTGAATAACTAACAATCATTAAATATACGTTTTCTTTTTATGAGTAGAATCTGCATATTGAATGGATCACAGATCACCCTTCCAACaaaacttataaattattagaaCTTACCTTTTTTATCAAATCGTTATCTTCGTTAACATTGATATCAACATTACAAACAAGAACTTATTTTACAGCGCAGCTATATTAATAAGTCATAATGCATGTTTTAGATAATATAAAGTTAAAACACTTGTCAAGTCAAACTACATATAAACAATGATAAGTATATTGAGAGCTACTTTATTTTGTAATCCTTAATTTATAGTgcttataaaatatatctatgGTCATTATAATGCAAGTTCTTTTGGCTATTGCCTTTTTTGGCATTTACTTCTTggtttaaaaaagaagaatttgatatatataaaaaagaagattcgTGTCAGATTTGTATATGTTTTACATTAGAAACATAAAATAGTACCCggttaagaaattattttaaaataaaaataaaatgactaGTATGGTACATTGTCAGTTGTGGATGGGCAACGTATGTATTTAATCCGTggtatgaaattataattatattttagaaattattttagttgGAACCCTACATGACTGAAACATTCATATTAACGGCTTTTCGAAAAATGGGAGAAAATCCTATAAGCGTAAAAATTATGCGTAGTAAATTTACTGGTGAACCTGCTGGATATTGCTTTGTACATTTTGCTAACGACGAAGAAGCTATTGATGCTATGCataaactaaattcaaaaccGATTCCCAATACAAATCCCATGGTTAGGTTCAGACTAAACAATGCTAGTAATACAGGAAGGTCGCTTATCGATAGAGAATTTTCTGTTTGGGTTGGAGACTTAAGCCCTGATGTAGATGACTATAATTTATATAgagtattttcttcaaaatataatacaattaaaACAGCTAAAGGTGAGATTTACTTCACAAAGCAGAATGCTACGgtgtttttcttaattttaatcAACAGATTACTTGTGAGTGAAGTTTGATCTGGATTATATGAACCAccattatattaaatataataaagtaaATGCCAATTAGTGTAAAGTACCCGGATATTTATAAATCTGGGTAAATAACGTAGATATTttgcaaatttcatttaaaatcatatcaatcaaacaaaatattctatttaggattttttttatttatagagaaaatgaatttgaatttcaacatacttttatgtgaaaaaaagtaAACTGAATTTTTAGAATGAAAACTTAGTGTAAAAATGGACTCTGATCTGAGTCTCATCGCTATCAATGCTGCTGTCTTCAATTTCCTCTTTGCTGcgtttttgcttttatttttgtggtttttcaattttatttagcAGATTCTGTTCAGTCCCTTCAGTTGTTAACTGATTCctcttttttttaaagataCTAAAAGCACTTTCAGTGGCAGTAGATGTTACTGGAGCACCTAAAATTCTTAGAGCAACATCAGCTACCATACATGCTCCCTTCAAGCCCCTCCACCACAACACTGGACTATTTTCTTTTTCGGTGTTTTTTAAACCTTCCCAaacaaaatgtttgtttaaagTTCATTAAACTTTTCTTCCATGCTACTGCTAACTTTGTAAACAAACTCAATAACCTCCAGTATTCCAAATTGCAACCTTAAAACTAAGGATTTAAAAAGTCTGCAGTCAGATGAGATTCAACTTATGCCAAATTTCACATATCTTTTAAGATAATCTAAAAAGGTTTTTCTTTAGATTCTTGAACAGAGTATTTAGGAATTTCTTATTTGAGAGTATTTTGCAAGCTGTTAATTTTGTGTACACTTTATGGATCATCTGAGTGTAATAATGATTGTATCTAGGATGTTAATTAGCTTTTGAACTCAAATCCAAAACACTCCATCATTAAGAAGCTTTTTTTCTAACAAACTTTGTAGACAAAACAAGTCTCACCTAGTTTGCCCAGGaagtttcaaagaaattttgcTTTTGAATTTTTGGTTCTATTGAATCTGATCAAATAACACTTTCAAGACATGGCtatttttcacactttttaCAATGCTAAAAGCAATTACCCTGAATGATTTTATGGTGctacattttaaaatatcttctCATAAAAGATGCAAGAGTTGAGCAAGGCAACCAAGTGATTATGATTATTATGATTAATGGATAACGGATAACTGAGACCAAAGCAACTCGCATGTTGGAAGCATTATCTCTAATAATTACTAGATACTTATCAGAaccatatttttgaataacattgATTATCTGCTCAGCTAAGTGTATTATCTCATTTGTTGCTCCACATAAAGTGGTTTTGGTTTTGAGATGAAAAAATGACTGACTCATTTCTGATCTTACTCTAACCGTCACAATGTAAATGTTAGTGTTTCAAATCATTGAGACTTCATTTCACATTTACGTTTACTGAGCTATGGTTGGTGAGATGGACGAAGCTTTTGAAAGAATCCTAATCACAATGGATGTTCTACCATTGATAATGAAGCTTTGGTTAAGGctttcctaaaaaaataaataaatacccACATTATTAACCTTCTGTTTGTGCACTGAAAATTTAGTGTTCACAGGGGTCTAacgaatatatgaaataatcattGGGGACCCTGTGCACCGATTCAAGATTAAGCATGTCATATTGTTATCATAGGCTAcaaagttcaaaaattgaaaatatcctTATTTTGGGTATTTAAGAGATCACTGTGTAAATACCAAATTTATATTCACTGTGTTTCAGTAATTTTGGATAGCAGTGGATTCAGTAAAGGGTATGGTTTTGTAAGATTTGGCAGTGATGAAGAGATGAAAGATAGTTTGAGTACAATGAATGGGTACATAGGTCTTGGAACAAAAGCTCTGAAAATATGTAATGCAGTACCTAAACCGAAAGGTGCATTAACACCTGGATCTAGCAACTCAAACACAACAAATCAAAGTAGCACTGATTTCAGCCAGTATTATGATCCGACTACATACTGGCAAAATTACGCTTCTTGGCAACCGGTAAGAACAATAATCAatctttggaaataaaatacATGTATCAAATGTACTTTCTTGAGGATGTAGTAACAGaaacatgaatttttaatgaaatgctGGTTTTGTTGTACTTATTTGGCACATATTCAGGAACTTgcaccatttttttaattaacaggCGTTTACAAAAATTTccgttattattttttaatctacgTTTAATTCTATACCAATTAAAATTAACTTACCAAAATTGTTACTGTCGCTCTCACATTgacttcttaatttttttagtttttttgtaatttgttatACTTCATGCTACCTCAAGGTAATAATCGAAAACACTCAAACCAATAaggttaataaaaaattgaaagaggATGTCTAGAAGGAAATATGGAAAGAATTTAACTCTGCTAGGCCTTTATATCAATGTGATATTGAAAGTTGAAAATGtattatgaaaataagaaaaatcagGAAAGAATTGAAACGAGAAACTTTTATTACTGGTGGTGGTAGTCCACCATCTTCACTTTCACCCTTGGCTGAGAAGATACTTgatctaatgaaaaaaaaatttggactTTCTTTGGTTAGGTTAATGGTGATGATGCAAACCCCCAGCAAGCTCAGTGTAGTGGTAGTAACTGTTGTAGTGGCATACATTATGAATTGATGTCTATGGATGGTGttatggtttttattttaaaaattttaaaacaactaTTGTTGTACAAAAGCCTCGAAAGGAGAGTTGTTAATCTCAAACAACAAAACATGTCCAATGGACATTTGTTATATACAGAaggtttctaaattcatgcgtcAAAATTCAGAAGGTGATTACTCGTGTGAAGAAGGGTCTTTCctgtaacaaaatttcctcagcccacccctTTCTGAGATATCACTCTTAAAAgatggtgactaaaattgagtttttatctttttttctttttctaaacgTGTACAACAATCCATAACACGCGGGCTACGTTCATATATTTCAACTAAACGAGGTggttatttccagcatttattatgagttgtattaaaatttacctcttcactgttttccactcaatttattgtttttctctgcagctattggttttggggaaattttttttattaaaaaaatatttttaaataaaataagaatttcaagttacaattttatttcataaaacttcatcttgaaaaaaagtcttgatatgaaataaagttgGGGTTGCTAATTTTTTCATCcacgtataatgtaacaggaatattaaaaaattacccATAGTTATTCCTTTGtgagtgcacgaaaattacagaattttaagtttctagtattatgaaattttagggaaaaaaatgaaaattcaattctagTCAACAGGTTTAAAGGGTGATATCTCTGAAaggggtgggctgaggaaattttgtcgcatgaatatAGAAACACCTTGTATGTATATAGAACGTTTTAACCATAATTGGACTAATCTGGATGTCGACTGTACTTCGTATGCATATTTTGGATTCatcataattataatatatgtataattCTATATACCTACAAGTTTGGTATATTATATTCCAAAGTTTGCTCTATCATTCCAAGAATGAGGGCTGCTATAAGTTTGCTAACtccaaatgttttgaaaaagaTATAATTGGCCATATCCCCCCAAAATATATCGTGACATGGCGTTTTCTATGCGGACCACCACTTCCAAGGAATTCAAAGACTTCTAAATCATCGTGAATTAAGTCGCCCCCTatacaaaattcaaaacttttcaaataaaactgaataaaatttaacaaaaatgccatataacctcaaaaattattactactactaccaaTGGCATTACGGCCTTTAAAGAGCAAAGAGCCTTGGTCTCGTCCACTACATTACTCCAGTTATCACGGTCCAATGCTCGGCGTCTCCAATCCCTCACACCTCTGTCACCAGGAAGTAGTCTTCATAAAGCCGGTAGAGCTCTATTAGAGTATTAACTTTCAAATTGAACCAGAAAAATTGGGCGTTTCAAGTtgaactacaaataatttatgatgAGGTGTTTAAAATCAAATGATACAACTCACTAATTATGTTGTAATATGCTATTTTCAGCAAGGTTATTATGAGCAAACTACTGATCAACAAATCACTCATGAGGGTACAAATTCATATGCCGAGAGGAAAGAGGATGATTTAGATTTAATCGGTAAGTTCATTTTCTCGTTTTGTTTTGATATCCATGTTGATAATGTCAactaatatattgaaaaatgtcaaaatggaGCTTAAATAACAAAACCAGGGTGTCTAGAAGCCTTGAAAACCAAGAAAAAGACCGGAATTTTCTAATAAACCAGGCAGTAGTATTAAAAACGACTACGATTGCTCTGGGATCCCTACGAAATTCTATTCAGTACGATGGCTAGAAAACATACCGGTTTTGGTCACTATACCTgcacttgaaaaaaattcatatcagCCCTGCAAAACACGAATCAAAAGCCATCATGTGAAAGTTTTAAAACCGTGATAAAGTTTTGGATAATGAACTACTATTGGTTGAAGTAGCATTTTTTCAGTCCTTACTTGAAGAACTAAACCATaccttaaaaattttcaaagtaattgaCCCCTAActctatttctttatatactATAAGAATTCATAGTATCTAGAGTTTTGTAATGGGAACGtggtaatataaaataattgaaaaaagaacatagatactatcatagaaaaaatatacctactTTTTAGTAATTAAACAAGGCGAGttataaaacattgaattttaacttttgaaacaaaactCAACATTTTAAAGGGTGAAATTACCTCTATTATACGACCAGCTAGTGAAAGTGCATCATCTTATGGTCATTATTTTAATCTGATGTCTTTAACAGGACATTATATTAAGTCTTCTTCAAAAAGTCAAACCCCTAccatgtttataataaatttatagctactttgtttaaaatattgtgTTTCAGAACATACTACCCCTTTGGATATAGATAAAATGAATAGGGATAAAATTGATGCAGATTGTAACCTGTGGGATGCTCTAGAATGTTCAAAATGGTTACCATATGAAGCATTAGAAGCTGCTCAATGATTTCTAAGTATATATTCATACTTTTACTTAAAATATATGTCAACAtagtttatttgaattatgtcaCACTAATCTTGTAACAAATTAGTAGATATGAGATTATTGTGAAgttaatttgtaatatattttgacCCCAACTCAAAATCTTGTTTCATTTCATCTTCAATCACTTAAGCGCTTGTCAAAGAGCTCAGTCTAGTTAGTAATTAAGCTAAAACTGTGTGGAGAGTGGACGATCCAATAACAAATAATGAATCTTATAAAAGCGGTAAATAGATTCAAACATctcgaaaaatataaacaagCACTGCCATACAAAGTGTGAACctgaaaaacaaactaataacaaaaagaatgaagttaaaaatatacaggaCTCTAATAAGACCAATTGTAACCTGTGGCAGTAACTGTTGGATGATTACACAAAgggataaagaaaaataaagaatatttggGAGAAAAATTATCAGAAGAATATATGGAGTAATTAGAATGAACGAAGCACGACTGGAGTATCCGaaataatagagaaatcaaTGAAATACTAGGCAATGAAAATATCAGTTGATTCATTAAAGCTCAGAGGTTGAGATGGTTTGaccacattcaaaaaatatacagcagaagaaaagtacaaaaaGAGGCAGACCCCAAATCAGATCAAGTTCACGGAAACTTTTACACTGAGCCATAGTGCTAATAGGGTACTTGCttggtttgaaaaaaaaatagttttggatagtttatatacaacttttattataactttttttaattctttgatcaataattataaagtaaaaaatattgacaattcaaaaatttaataggtagttcaaacatttcagtaaggccgccatattgcgtgacgtcataggtataaaataaatactgaacatatgatacaaagcgaataaaaataacacaaaaaagcacccgataaagtttttttatgatgatttttgTTGACAGGATCATTTTATTGTAAATCAGATTCAAATTTAGTCCGTGATTTTCTGCGAATCAGGGAAAAATGCCCAGAAACAGTTACACCCAAGGGATGACctgtcaacatttttttattattttgaatcaaatatgTTTGATTGGTTCAGTTGACAGGAATAAGAAAATCACGGATAATCGATGACATTCCTTGCATTTTCATACATCTTAGAATTCTTGCAACTCTCGtaccataaaatttttcataataaactcTATGACATCCTTCTATTAACTTGGCAGGAATCAGAAAACTGCGGCAGGATCCATTTTTTAGCAAACAAAATCTCTATTTCCCAAGAAAATGTCAATGGTAACTTGAGGAGCTTTCCACGAATCTTAAgtattttctatactttttcaGTAGGAATCAGAAAAGATTTCTAACGGCTAAGATGTATGAAATATCATCGATTTTCCGTTATTTTCTGATTTCTACCCACTAAACcgataaaacatatttaattaaaaaaaattaaaaaaaaatgttggcaGGTCGTCGCTAGGGCGTAACTGTTCCTGGGCCTCAGAAAATTCTCACCACAAGTTCGTAATTTTCCGATTCCTATATTTTTATGCCTGTGCAAATCACGGAATAATCAGGGGAAAATTTTCCGATACCAAGCAATAAGGACGACcgccaacattttttttttattattatacatatgAAGGATGATTCTTAAAATGCGGTTACTTTTACACCTATACAATGTTACCTTTTGTggtttgtattaattttttgatattcaatttactGTTCATTTAAACAATCACAAACGTTACAATTCtcttttttggtcatatacagtGAGTTAAAAAAAGAACACAGCTCTATAGGTAGTAGAACAACCAAAATTTAATGTCATGATCTATACATAGTCAAACTTGAGGATTACACCTAGGAACTATCCAACACTTCTGTTCTTGAATTACTCAATTCACCTTCTAATTTCATACTAATACCATCATTATCGACTTCTAAAACTATTTCTGAATTCATAGATATAGAACCCTCTCCttgatttacataaataaaGTCATGATTCAAAGTAACAGCATCCGATTTTGTAGCTATAACTTGAGCATTTTGAgagtttttatctttttctaaatttctatGATCAGTCAGTGGTTCAATTGAAATAACTTTGACAAGCTCTTCACTAGTATCTTCAATTTCATCTCTATCATcagtttctaaattattttccacTGTGTTGTCTTCTGAACGACCGATATCTCCATTAAAATTCTCCTCTTCAATAGTTCCTTCAGGTAAAACTAATGTGCTATCCATACTGCtttctttcttttcagtttCAACATTTTGTTCATCATTGTTGTCaacattttgtttaattttattaattaattcacTTCTAAGTGTGGTAACGTTTTCATCAGCAGGTATAGTTATATTAGTTTCCATATTCTTATCAATGTTTCTCATAGTAGTTATGTTTTCATCTGCCGATATTGTAATGTTATTTTCAGCAATAATTTCTTCGTCGTCTGTAACATTGGCAGATATGGTCATGATGTTTTTGGCGGACATTCCTTTTTTGAGTTGTATAGCTTCGGCAACATCAGAGGGTACATCTAAAGGAGTAGCTTTTTGTTCGGGCGTAACCATATAAAGTTTGTACACAGGTTCTCCATTAGGACCGATTTCGGTGATAACCATTATT comes from Diorhabda carinulata isolate Delta chromosome 8, icDioCari1.1, whole genome shotgun sequence and encodes:
- the LOC130897017 gene encoding tRNA selenocysteine 1-associated protein 1, whose product is MTSMVHCQLWMGNLEPYMTETFILTAFRKMGENPISVKIMRSKFTGEPAGYCFVHFANDEEAIDAMHKLNSKPIPNTNPMVRFRLNNASNTGRSLIDREFSVWVGDLSPDVDDYNLYRVFSSKYNTIKTAKVILDSSGFSKGYGFVRFGSDEEMKDSLSTMNGYIGLGTKALKICNAVPKPKGALTPGSSNSNTTNQSSTDFSQYYDPTTYWQNYASWQPQGYYEQTTDQQITHEGTNSYAERKEDDLDLIEHTTPLDIDKMNRDKIDADCNLWDALECSKWLPYEALEAAQ
- the LOC130897019 gene encoding ras-like GTP-binding protein Rho1 isoform X1 codes for the protein MFCFCSDKEDYGKGPMAAIRKKLVIVGDGACGKTCLLIVFSKDQFPEVYVPTVFENYVADIEVDGKQVELALWDTAGQEDYDRLRPLSYPDTDVILMCFSVDSPDSLENIPEKWTPEVKHFCPNVPIILVGNKKDLRNDPNTINELKKMKQEPVKPQDGRSMAEKINAFAYLECSAKSKEGVREVFENATRAALQVKKRKKHRCVIF
- the LOC130897019 gene encoding ras-like GTP-binding protein Rho1 isoform X2 — its product is MAAIRKKLVIVGDGACGKTCLLIVFSKDQFPEVYVPTVFENYVADIEVDGKQVELALWDTAGQEDYDRLRPLSYPDTDVILMCFSVDSPDSLENIPEKWTPEVKHFCPNVPIILVGNKKDLRNDPNTINELKKMKQEPVKPQDGRSMAEKINAFAYLECSAKSKEGVREVFENATRAALQVKKRKKHRCVIF